From uncultured Pseudodesulfovibrio sp.:
AAAAGATGCTGTTCAAATGATTGCAGTAGGATGCAAAGAAAGAGGAACGTCTTGTCAAATATTTCACAGACATGGAGATTCTGATTGACAAAAAACGGTGCTGTTGACAAATTCAATGATTGAAAATTGTGATAAATTGTATTTGGACCGAGCCATTGAGGATGGAGTTGTCATGAGCCTTGAAATTGAAGAAGTTGGCGATGTCAAGGGAGTCGAAGCCGATCAGGAGTTGACTCAACTGGTGACGTTTAGCATCGGTGAAGAGGAGTTCGGCGTCAATATCCTTCAGGTGCAGGAGATCATCCGTACAATGGAGATCACCAATGTTCCGCGTGCGCCTGAGTTTGTTGAAGGGGTCATCAATTTACGCGGTAAAGTCATTCCCATTGTGGATATGCGGCGTCGTTTTGGGCTTCAGTCCAAAGATCACGATAAATATACCCGTATCATTGTTATCGAAATTGATATGATAATCGTGGGATTTGTGGTTGATGCTGTCTCCGAAGTTTTACGAATTCCCGCCAATTCAGTTCAACCTCCACCACCCATGGTTGCTGGCATGGATTCCGATTATATTGATGGTGTGGGAAAACTTGATGACAGACTTCTTATCCTGTTGGATTTGGATTCTTTGCTTGATAATGAGGAGAAGGAAGCGTTGGGCAACGTTTAACGCTTGTAGATATTTGCTGACAAGCCGCTTTACTCCCGATAGGGAGAAGGCGGCTTTTCCGTTTTTCAACCAGAGATATTGAAAGCTCTCAACCAGACACACCATGTCATTATATCCCAAAGCTATATCTGAATTCATGCGCAAAGCGACTGATTCTGTTCGTATTTTTAAAAGCGGACCGGGTAGTCAGGCTCTTATGGCAAAGTCCCTTCTTTCCAAGGGGAACAGTGTGGTTCTTGTTGTGCCCGGTGTTACCGAATTTAAGGAAATGCGGGCGCTTCTGACACTATTTGCTTCGGATGCAGGAACTAAGCTTGAACGGCCGACTTGGGAAAACGATTGGTTTTTTCTTCCTCCATATCATTCAAAAACACCTGATGCACAAGCGTGGAGTGAACGTTGGGCAGCCTTATACGGTTTGACCTACGGGAAAAAGCCGTGCGGCGTGCTTATGACCTCCGACAATCTCCTGCCACACTGGCCGGAAGAATCTGTCCTGCGAGAGAATTGGGTTTCTCTTACCAAGGGCGAAGAAATGTCGCCCGATATCCTTTTGGAGCAGCTTGTCAGTTGGGGATATGTACGTCGTAAGCTGGTCTCTGGCCCCGGTGATATGGCCATGCGCGGTGACATTCTTGATATTCATGCGCCTGGATATGCACTTCCATTGAGGTTGGAATTTTTCGGTGACATTCTTGAAGAAATTAGGTTGTTCGATCCAGCATCTCAGCGATCAAAAGCTGATTTGGCAGAAGCTGTTCTGCTTCCGGTTTCACCGGGAATCACCACGGACGACTACGCGGAACGAGCGACAGTCATGTGGGATAAGTTCCGAAAGACCGGTGAGATAAACTCGGCGCAAGAGCACTCCCTGATTGAACGGCTTGATGCCAATAACGGTTTTGTTTGGCCAGGACTGTACTATGACAATCCAGTCGGGCTGGAGACCTATTTGCCGAAGAATGCGGCATACTTGTTGTCGGCTGGTAGCACCTTGCGGGCGCGGTTGGAAGATCGGGATCAGGCGTGGCGTGATTTTCTTAAGGAAGAAGAACGGGCGAAGGGTGTGAGCCTCCCTTTGCGTTTTATTGTGCGCACTCACGAAGCGGCCCGGCAAGTCTGGCGTCACGCCAGACAGCTTGTTTTTGAAGAGTTGACTATCGGGCGTGAGAAAGTCGGTATTGATCTGAGCGAGACCCCCTACAGTGATTTTACCGATATTTTTTGGCAGCCCGAAGCTTCAAGAAGGCCGTGGTCCGCGTTGATGACGGGGTTGAAAGAGTGGAATCGTTCGGGGCAGACTACAATTCTTAGTTTTCGGACACAGCGTTCACGGAGTAAGTTCCTGGCTCTGGCAGAACAGGAAAAATTGCCCATGAGTTTGGATTTCAAACCGGGCGGGCGTGGAATTTTTGCGTTGACTTCCCCATTGCGTAAAGGGATGGAGTTGGCGTGGGATCAAACGCGTATTCTTGGCGAAGAGATTTTGCAGCCGCAGGCTGCACGGGTTCATGTTGGGCGAGACAAGGCCTTTAAAGGACTGGAAAAGTACGAGGATCTCTCCGAAGGTGATCTTCTCGTTCATCGAGATTACGGGTTAGCGCAGTTTGGCGGATTGCATCATATGAATATTGGTGCTGGTGCCAATGATTATTTGCTATTGTTTTTTTCGGGCGATGATAAACTTTATCTTCCTGTAGATCGACTTAATTTGGTGCAGCGGTTCAAAGGCCCTGAGGGGGCAAAACAGCCTTCTTTGGATAAGCTTGGCGGAACCCGTTGGAGTAAAACCACCGCCAAAGTTCGCAAAGCTATTGAGAAGATTGCACATGAATTGGTCGAGATGTATGCTTTTCGCAAAGTGGGTAAGGGGTTTGGTTACGGCCCACTGGACGATATGTATTCCGAGTTCGAAGCAACGTTTGGTTTTGAAGAAACACCGGACCAGGATAAGGCTGTGGCTGATGTTTTCCGTGACATGGAAAAACCGGAGCCCATGGACAGGCTGGTGTGTGGTGATGTTGGCTTTGGCAAGACCGAAGTTGCCTTGCGCGCAGCTTTCCGTGCCGCATTGGAAGGATATCAAACTGCCTTGTTGTGTCCGACTACGGTGTTGGCGGAGCAGCATTATCAAACGTTCACCAAGCGGATGGAAGGATTTCCTGTTCGGGTTGGCATGCTCAGTCGTTTCGTCTCAGCCAAGCGGCAAAAGACTATTATTGAGGCGGCAGCCAGAGGCGAGATTGATATTCTCATAGGAACCCATCGCCTTTTGTCTAAGGATGTGGAGTTGCCCAATCTTGGGTTGCTCATATTAGATGAAGAGCAGCGGTTTGGCGTCAAGCATAAGGAAAAGCTCAAGCATTTCAGACAAAATATTGATGTTTTGACTCTGACGGCAACCCCTATTCCTCGTACATTGCAACTTTCCTTGTCCGGGATTCGAGGGCTGTCTGTTATTGAGACACCGCCAGTTGACCGTAAGCCCGTTGAAACGGCGCTTATGGAACGTGATGCTTTAGAACTCAAGGGTGTGCTTGAGCGAGAGCTTGCACGGGGTGGGCAGGTCTACTGGGTATACAACCGGGTGAACGGGTTGGCGCGGGTTGCTGATTTTGTGAAGGAGTTGGTCCCTGGTGCCAAAGTAGGCATGGCTCATGGACGGATGAATGAAAAAACTTTGGAAGAGGCCATGCGTAATTTTTGGCATGGTGAACTCGACGTGCTTGTCTGTACGGCCATTGTTGAATCCGGGTTGGATTTCCCCAATGCCAACACATTGATTGTGGATCAGGCGCAGTTGTTTGGTCTTGGGCAGTTGTATCAATTGAGAGGGCGGGTTGGCCGGAGTGAACGGCAGGCCTATGCATATTTTGTGGTCCCCTCCATAAAGGATATTTCCGAAATTGTGCGCAAACGCTTGCGTATCATTCTGGACATGGATTATCTGGGAGCTGGATTTAAGGTGGCCATGGAAGATTTACGTCTTCGTGGTGCCGGTAATATTTTGGGGGAGACCCAGTCTGGTCAGATTGCTAAAGTCGGTTTGGAGCTCTTTTTGGAGATGTTGGAGGAAGAGGTTCGACGGTTACGAGGCGAAGCCGAAACGCGAGCCAGTGACCCGGAACTTAATTTTGTTTTCGAGGCGCATATTCCGAGTGGATATGTTCCTGATTCAAAAGAAAGACTTCGGTATTACAAAGCGTTGTCATCAGCCTCTACCGATTTGGAACTCCGTGAATTCGAAGCGGAACTTCGAGATCGTTTTGGGGCATTACCGGAAGAGCTGGATTCCTTTTTCGGTGTGTTACGATTGAAGCAGACGTTGTCCAGATTGCAGGCAGCCAGAGCGGAGTTGTATCCGGGGCGGGCTGTTGTTACGTGGAGCGACAACGCTATTGCTGTTAGTCCTGAAAAATTGATGCAATGGGTTGCTGCTCGTGGTGAGATGACTCGTATTGTTCCTCCGGCCAAACTGGAGATTCGATATGGAGAAATAGACTCCATGCGGCAGGCCCTTGAAGAAACGGCTATTGATCTGGAAGCAATGTTGGATATGGAGTCTGACACAGCAAACGATACAAAATAAGAGTCAACATGTTGCGTAATATTATTTTCATATTGATTATTGCAGTATTTGCTGGTTGCTCAGGCGATTCCGACGATATAGGAATTGTTGCCAGAGTGAACGAAGCACCAATTTATTTGACCCAGTTGGAGTTCCAGCATGATCAGTTTCAGGCTGATTCTGTGGGAACCTATGTCCCCAGTGTTGAGAAACTCAGGAATGAGTATGGAGATATTCTGGCCGATCTGGTTGTGCAGGAATTGGTCGTTCAGGACTTGGTGCGTCGGGATATGGCTGTGACCGATGAAGAAGTGCAAAAAGCCGAAGAGGTTGTTCGGGCAGATTATCCCGAGGGTGCTTTTGAGCAGGTGTTGGTCGAAGAATATATTGATTTGAAATCTTGGCGTCGGCAGTTGAAATATTATCTCGCGCAAAAGAAACTTTTTCAACAGGTGCTCAGAGCGCAGATCAAAATTGATTATAAAGAGGCCGAAGCCTATTATCGTGAGCATATTTCCGATTTTTATCTGCCGGAAAGCATGCGTATACTCGTTGTGCGCGGCCCCAGTCGAGAACTGGTGGTCAGGGCAGTCGAAAAATTCAGTCAGGATCAGAATCAAATGGATCTGGCCACGGCCTTTGGTGAGGTGGAAACCCGTGAGGTTGTTGTACGTGAAGGGCGACTGTCCGCAGCGTGGCGAAGTGCCTTGGAAGGGTTGAAAACCGGCCAGTCAAGCGATGTCCTGACGGATCGACTCGGCTTTGAAGCCTTGGTTCTTATGGAGCGAAGTGAAGCCAAGGTATTGGCCCCTGCGCAAGCGTATCCTCTTGTCGAAGAGGCTTTGCTTGAAAGAAAATTACATGACGCCTTTGATGCATGGCTTTCAGAGAATCTTGCGGCGGCTACTATAACCGTGAGTGAGCATCTTTTGGCTGAAGCCATGGAGAATGTCGAGGCAGAAGCTGTTGAGCCTGATATGTCGGCAATTCAGGAAAATATGGAAGAATCAGGCAGTGATGTGTCAACAGAGAGCATCCCGGAAAATTAAATTGGTGGCTCATTCGTTGCATAGTCTGTCCAAAGTGACTAGCATTCGTCAAAATATCGGTGGGACGCACAGTCCGTTTCACTTTTTTAAGGAGTAAATGCGTGGTTAAATTTTTCTCGTTGCTCATTGGAGCTATGCTTATGATATCCCCGGTCCAAGTGTGGGCTGCGGAGACGGTTATTAACCGCATCTTGGTGAAAATTAATGATAATATCATTACAGAATACGACCTTGATGAGGAAATGAGTCCGATTTTGGATAAGCTCAAGGGACGACAGTTGAGTGCCGCAGAACAGCAGCAGCTTGGCAGGATTCGCAAACAGGCTTTGAATAATTTGGTTAATCAAGTGCTTGTGGATCAGGAAGTTGCTCGATACGGCATCAATGTTACCGACGAGGATATTGATAAGGAAATCAAGCGTGTCATGGAAGCTCAGAAATTGGATGATGCCGGTTTTGAAGCCTTGGTTGCTAAAGACGGATTAACCGTTGATGATTTTCGAGTTAAGCTGAAGAAATTACTCGAAAAACAAGAGCTTATTGGCTATATGGTCAATAAAAAAGTGTTGGTTACTGACACGGAAATCCAAGAGGAATATACAGCCAGAAAGGATGACTACACGCTAGACAAGATGGTTGAATTGGCCATTCTCCTGTTGCCTTCTGATATTTCCGCTGTTGAAGTGAAGGAACGGATTAATGACGGCGAGTTTACCTTTGCTGAGGCTGTTGCAAAATACAGTGTCGGTCCGGGCAAGGACTCTGGTGGCTCTATCGGTGAACTCGGATATGCGGATTTGGCTGAAGATTGGAAAAATGCACTGAAAGGTCTCAAGCCGGGTGAGGTGAGTGAGCCTTTGACAATTCAGGGAAAGGAAGCACTTCTTTCACCTGTGAATATTTCGGAAGATCGTCTTGTTCCACTTGAAGAAGTGCGCGACGGGATTTATCAGGAACTGATGCAGAAAAAACGGGATACTATTTTTACTGAGTATTTCGATAAGTTGAAACAAAGCTCGGTCATCGTCTATATGGATGATTCCACCAAGCCCGATAATGGAGTAGCTCAATGAATTTTCAGGAACTCGGACAAGCGCTGCAAGAAGGGCGCGAAGCCAAGGGTATGACTATAGAGGCGGTCATGGAGGCCACCAAAATCAGCCGGATTAATTTGATTGCCCTTGAGAGTGGCGACAGTTCTTCCATGCCTCATCCTGTTTATACAAAAGGTTTTGTTAAAAGTTACGCTCGTTTGCTTGGCTTGGACGCTGATGAATTATCCATGGTGGTGGACACGGAGTATCAACTTGATGAGCAGAATGCTGATGAAGTTGATTATGAGGTTTCTCCTTCAGCGGAGAAGGCATTTCAGGAAGGTGATGCTCCGGCTGTCAAGAAGCGCTCTGTATGGCCGTCCATT
This genomic window contains:
- a CDS encoding peptidylprolyl isomerase, whose translation is MLRNIIFILIIAVFAGCSGDSDDIGIVARVNEAPIYLTQLEFQHDQFQADSVGTYVPSVEKLRNEYGDILADLVVQELVVQDLVRRDMAVTDEEVQKAEEVVRADYPEGAFEQVLVEEYIDLKSWRRQLKYYLAQKKLFQQVLRAQIKIDYKEAEAYYREHISDFYLPESMRILVVRGPSRELVVRAVEKFSQDQNQMDLATAFGEVETREVVVREGRLSAAWRSALEGLKTGQSSDVLTDRLGFEALVLMERSEAKVLAPAQAYPLVEEALLERKLHDAFDAWLSENLAAATITVSEHLLAEAMENVEAEAVEPDMSAIQENMEESGSDVSTESIPEN
- the mfd gene encoding transcription-repair coupling factor, with amino-acid sequence MSLYPKAISEFMRKATDSVRIFKSGPGSQALMAKSLLSKGNSVVLVVPGVTEFKEMRALLTLFASDAGTKLERPTWENDWFFLPPYHSKTPDAQAWSERWAALYGLTYGKKPCGVLMTSDNLLPHWPEESVLRENWVSLTKGEEMSPDILLEQLVSWGYVRRKLVSGPGDMAMRGDILDIHAPGYALPLRLEFFGDILEEIRLFDPASQRSKADLAEAVLLPVSPGITTDDYAERATVMWDKFRKTGEINSAQEHSLIERLDANNGFVWPGLYYDNPVGLETYLPKNAAYLLSAGSTLRARLEDRDQAWRDFLKEEERAKGVSLPLRFIVRTHEAARQVWRHARQLVFEELTIGREKVGIDLSETPYSDFTDIFWQPEASRRPWSALMTGLKEWNRSGQTTILSFRTQRSRSKFLALAEQEKLPMSLDFKPGGRGIFALTSPLRKGMELAWDQTRILGEEILQPQAARVHVGRDKAFKGLEKYEDLSEGDLLVHRDYGLAQFGGLHHMNIGAGANDYLLLFFSGDDKLYLPVDRLNLVQRFKGPEGAKQPSLDKLGGTRWSKTTAKVRKAIEKIAHELVEMYAFRKVGKGFGYGPLDDMYSEFEATFGFEETPDQDKAVADVFRDMEKPEPMDRLVCGDVGFGKTEVALRAAFRAALEGYQTALLCPTTVLAEQHYQTFTKRMEGFPVRVGMLSRFVSAKRQKTIIEAAARGEIDILIGTHRLLSKDVELPNLGLLILDEEQRFGVKHKEKLKHFRQNIDVLTLTATPIPRTLQLSLSGIRGLSVIETPPVDRKPVETALMERDALELKGVLERELARGGQVYWVYNRVNGLARVADFVKELVPGAKVGMAHGRMNEKTLEEAMRNFWHGELDVLVCTAIVESGLDFPNANTLIVDQAQLFGLGQLYQLRGRVGRSERQAYAYFVVPSIKDISEIVRKRLRIILDMDYLGAGFKVAMEDLRLRGAGNILGETQSGQIAKVGLELFLEMLEEEVRRLRGEAETRASDPELNFVFEAHIPSGYVPDSKERLRYYKALSSASTDLELREFEAELRDRFGALPEELDSFFGVLRLKQTLSRLQAARAELYPGRAVVTWSDNAIAVSPEKLMQWVAARGEMTRIVPPAKLEIRYGEIDSMRQALEETAIDLEAMLDMESDTANDTK
- a CDS encoding SurA N-terminal domain-containing protein, with product MVKFFSLLIGAMLMISPVQVWAAETVINRILVKINDNIITEYDLDEEMSPILDKLKGRQLSAAEQQQLGRIRKQALNNLVNQVLVDQEVARYGINVTDEDIDKEIKRVMEAQKLDDAGFEALVAKDGLTVDDFRVKLKKLLEKQELIGYMVNKKVLVTDTEIQEEYTARKDDYTLDKMVELAILLLPSDISAVEVKERINDGEFTFAEAVAKYSVGPGKDSGGSIGELGYADLAEDWKNALKGLKPGEVSEPLTIQGKEALLSPVNISEDRLVPLEEVRDGIYQELMQKKRDTIFTEYFDKLKQSSVIVYMDDSTKPDNGVAQ
- a CDS encoding chemotaxis protein CheW — encoded protein: MSLEIEEVGDVKGVEADQELTQLVTFSIGEEEFGVNILQVQEIIRTMEITNVPRAPEFVEGVINLRGKVIPIVDMRRRFGLQSKDHDKYTRIIVIEIDMIIVGFVVDAVSEVLRIPANSVQPPPPMVAGMDSDYIDGVGKLDDRLLILLDLDSLLDNEEKEALGNV